The Nostoc sp. 'Peltigera membranacea cyanobiont' N6 genome contains the following window.
ACTAAAGGTACTGCTAAAGGTAGCAATTGTTGAACTATACCAGCATCCAATCCAGTGCGCTGGGCAGCAACTTGAGCTACTTGCTGTTGTATTTCAGGAGAAAACAGCGAATCGACTGCTTGGGGATTAGCTGAAGTCCCAGCATATTGATTCACTAAACTTTGTGCGGCTTCATTTCCGTCTGTAGCTTGCTTGTCTTGTAAAGCAGAACGCACTTGACCACCGACAATTGATAAAACTGATTGAATCGTAGAAGGATCTGCGCCAGTCTGTTGGCTCAACTGTTGTACAGTGTTAATAATTCCTCCCAGTTGCCCTAAGCTGCCCTGTTGATTGGGATTAGTAACAGCCCCAAGAATTTGATCGAAAAGTCCCATAAATTTATTTCTCCCTTTATTCTCAAAAAGCTTGCCAAAAATGGCTTGAAGTGTTTCATGTAGGCAAACTTTCGTCAGTCCACTAAAAAATTTAAACACGCAAGCTGATACTTGCTGTTGGTTATTGTGAAAAAATTAACTTTGGAAACCTAATAGCTTAAGGATGAGAAATCGGTAAAGTGATACTTGTGGTGGGTAAAGCAATCGCAAATTCTGTACCTTGATTTAACTCAGACTGACAGCTAATCTTGCCTTTGTGTTTTTCTACCACAATTTGATATGCGATCGCTAGCCCCAAACCAGTACCAATACCTCGCGGTTTGGTTGTGAAAAATGTCTCAAATATCTTTTTCTGATTTTCTGGTGGAATACCAGGCCCGTTGTCAGCAATTCGCACTATCACCAAATCATTCGGGCAACGTTCTGTAATAATAGTGATTTTAGGGATAAATTCGGGATTATCAGCCGATTTTTCCTCTACAGCATCAAGGGCATTGCCGATCAGATTCATAAATACTTGATAAAGTAAACCTGTATAGCCTGGAATCGCTGGAATCTCTCCATAGTTGCGAACAAGGTTAATCCCATTTTTCAGGCGATTATTTAGAATCAATAATGTACTATCGAGACAAGGGTGTAGCTCTACTAACTGCGCTTCGCCATCGTCTAAACGAGAGAAATCTTTTAGACTTCGGACAATTTCTCGCGTGCGTTCAGCGCCAACTTTCATGGAATTAAAGAGTTTTGGCAAATCTACTTCTAGAAACTCTAAATCAATTTCTTC
Protein-coding sequences here:
- a CDS encoding DUF937 domain-containing protein; amino-acid sequence: MGLFDQILGAVTNPNQQGSLGQLGGIINTVQQLSQQTGADPSTIQSVLSIVGGQVRSALQDKQATDGNEAAQSLVNQYAGTSANPQAVDSLFSPEIQQQVAQVAAQRTGLDAGIVQQLLPLAVPLVLNFLQSGASAQNPQAGGNPVLNSFLDADGDGDVDIADAIQMASRYMRQ